Proteins found in one Serratia plymuthica genomic segment:
- the ppiC gene encoding peptidylprolyl isomerase PpiC: MAKTACALHILVDNEKLANDLLAKLKRGVSFDTLARKYSSCPSKRNGGALGEFNKGTMVAAFDKAVFSIPLLKPYGPVKTQFGYHIIKVLYRN, encoded by the coding sequence ATGGCAAAGACGGCGTGCGCCCTGCACATTCTGGTAGATAACGAAAAACTGGCCAACGATCTGCTGGCCAAGCTGAAGCGCGGCGTCAGCTTCGACACGCTGGCGCGCAAATATTCTAGCTGCCCGTCAAAGCGCAACGGCGGCGCCTTGGGCGAATTCAACAAGGGCACCATGGTGGCGGCCTTTGATAAAGCGGTGTTCAGCATCCCGCTGCTGAAGCCTTATGGCCCGGTGAAAACCCAGTTCGGCTACCACATCATCAAGGTACTGTACCGCAACTAA
- the trxA gene encoding thioredoxin TrxA: MSDKIIHLTDSSFDTDVLKAEGPILVDFWAEWCGPCKMIAPILDEIAVEFEGKLTITKLNIDQNPATAPKYGIRGIPTLLLFKNGEVAATKVGALSKGQLKDFLNANL, encoded by the coding sequence ATGAGCGATAAAATTATTCACCTGACTGACAGCAGCTTCGACACCGACGTGCTAAAAGCTGAAGGGCCAATCCTGGTCGATTTCTGGGCTGAATGGTGTGGGCCGTGCAAGATGATTGCTCCGATCCTGGATGAAATTGCCGTTGAGTTCGAAGGCAAGTTGACCATCACCAAGCTGAATATCGACCAAAATCCGGCAACCGCCCCCAAGTACGGTATCCGCGGTATCCCGACGCTGTTGCTGTTCAAAAACGGTGAAGTGGCTGCGACCAAGGTGGGTGCGCTGTCCAAAGGCCAGCTCAAAGACTTCCTTAACGCGAATCTGTAA
- a CDS encoding M16 family metallopeptidase, with translation MQGTRIHLIVGGLLLAAANGSVQAETLQPDPAWQQGQLDNGFSWQILDTPQRPSDRVELRLMVNTGSLVESSQQIGFAHLLPRLSLARSESFTPPQLRSLWQQSVDSERPLPPAISSYDFTIYNLSLPNNRPDLLKEALAWLSDTTGKLAIDEHTVHAVMNSSVDPVGTFPPNPKEAWWRYRLKGSTLLAHDPAQPVKRPVNIDQLKKFYQQWYTPDAMTLYVVGKVDSRSLGEQINKAFSPLKGKRETPATMPTLTPLPPQPVSLISDQVKQDTLSIMWDAPWHPIRDSQNLSRYWRSDIAREALFWHLQQVLEKSDQKNLHLGFDCRVQYQRGQCAIHLDTPNNNLNNSLGFIARELASVRNNGLSQEEFNGLLAQKNDQLSKLFATYARTDTDVLMSQRLRSQQSGVVDIAPEQYQKLRQEFLSGLTLEALNQELKLQLSQDATLVLMQPKGEPEMSMKQLQETYNGIMAPAPAVVTEEVKPTDAAPAPETSAQ, from the coding sequence ATGCAGGGCACCAGAATTCATCTTATAGTCGGTGGGCTGTTGTTGGCTGCCGCCAACGGCAGCGTGCAGGCTGAAACACTACAACCCGATCCTGCCTGGCAGCAGGGTCAGCTCGACAACGGGTTTTCATGGCAGATTCTTGATACGCCGCAGCGGCCGAGCGATCGCGTCGAGCTACGGTTGATGGTCAATACCGGCTCGCTGGTGGAGTCTTCCCAGCAGATCGGCTTTGCTCACCTGCTGCCGCGCCTGTCGCTGGCGCGCAGTGAAAGCTTTACGCCACCGCAGTTGCGCTCGCTGTGGCAACAGAGTGTGGACAGCGAGCGGCCTTTGCCGCCGGCAATCAGCTCTTATGATTTCACCATTTATAATCTCAGCCTGCCAAATAACCGCCCAGACCTGCTGAAAGAAGCGCTGGCGTGGCTTTCCGATACCACGGGCAAGCTGGCGATCGACGAACATACCGTGCATGCGGTGATGAACTCCAGCGTCGACCCGGTCGGTACTTTCCCGCCGAACCCCAAAGAGGCCTGGTGGCGTTATCGCCTGAAAGGCTCGACGCTGCTGGCGCACGATCCGGCCCAGCCGGTGAAACGGCCGGTGAATATCGATCAACTGAAGAAGTTCTACCAGCAATGGTATACGCCGGACGCGATGACGCTGTACGTGGTGGGTAAAGTGGACAGCCGCAGCCTGGGCGAGCAGATCAACAAAGCCTTCTCGCCGCTGAAAGGGAAACGTGAAACGCCGGCCACCATGCCGACGCTGACACCGTTGCCGCCGCAGCCGGTCAGCCTGATCAGCGATCAGGTGAAGCAGGATACGTTGTCGATCATGTGGGACGCGCCATGGCACCCGATCCGCGATTCGCAAAATCTTAGCCGCTACTGGCGCAGCGATATCGCCCGCGAGGCGCTGTTCTGGCACCTTCAGCAGGTGCTGGAAAAGAGCGATCAGAAAAACCTGCATCTGGGCTTTGATTGCCGCGTGCAGTACCAGCGTGGCCAGTGCGCGATTCACCTTGATACGCCGAACAACAATCTGAACAACAGCCTGGGTTTTATCGCCCGCGAATTGGCCAGCGTGCGTAACAATGGGCTGTCGCAAGAGGAGTTTAACGGCCTGTTGGCGCAGAAGAACGATCAACTGAGCAAGCTGTTCGCCACCTACGCCCGCACCGATACTGACGTGCTGATGAGCCAGCGTCTGCGTTCGCAACAAAGCGGCGTTGTGGACATCGCGCCGGAGCAATATCAGAAGCTGCGCCAGGAGTTCCTGTCCGGATTAACGCTGGAAGCGCTGAACCAGGAGCTGAAGCTTCAGCTCTCGCAGGATGCGACGCTGGTATTGATGCAGCCGAAGGGCGAGCCGGAAATGAGCATGAAGCAGTTGCAGGAGACCTACAACGGCATTATGGCGCCGGCGCCGGCCGTGGTGACGGAAGAGGTCAAACCGACCGACGCCGCTCCGGCACCGGAGACCAGCGCACAGTAA
- the wzzE gene encoding ECA polysaccharide chain length modulation protein, translated as MNPETTSDKNIPAVDNELDIRGLCCTLWRGKQWIIGMAALFAVVALAVSYLVKQEWSAAAITDRPTVNALGGYYSQQQFLRNLDVRTLPAVSAEQPGIADEAYNEFIMQLAAYDTRRDFWLQSDYYKQRQEGDARADAALLDELINNVQFTPRDDKKVPNDGVKLTAETAADANHLLRQYVAFASHRAAQHLNEEIQGAWAARTTSMKAQVKRQEAVADAVYKRELNTIEQALKIADTQGISRTQTDTPAEQLPDSDLFLLGKPMLQARLEGLQASGPTYDLDYDQNRAMLSTLNVGPTLDEKFQTYRYLRTPEEPVKRDSPRRIFWLIMWGAMGALVGAGIALVRRPRN; from the coding sequence ATGAATCCAGAAACAACGTCTGACAAGAATATCCCGGCAGTGGATAACGAACTCGATATCCGCGGCTTGTGCTGTACCCTGTGGCGCGGCAAGCAATGGATTATCGGCATGGCGGCATTGTTCGCGGTGGTTGCGCTGGCCGTATCCTACCTGGTGAAACAGGAATGGAGTGCGGCGGCGATTACCGATCGGCCGACCGTGAATGCACTGGGAGGCTATTATTCCCAGCAGCAGTTCCTGCGAAATCTGGATGTGCGTACGCTGCCGGCGGTCTCTGCCGAGCAGCCGGGCATTGCTGACGAAGCCTATAATGAATTCATTATGCAGTTGGCGGCATACGATACGCGTCGCGATTTCTGGCTGCAGAGCGATTATTACAAACAGCGCCAGGAAGGTGATGCCCGCGCCGATGCGGCATTGCTTGATGAACTGATTAACAACGTTCAGTTTACGCCGCGCGATGACAAAAAAGTGCCGAACGATGGCGTGAAATTGACGGCGGAAACGGCGGCGGACGCCAATCATCTGCTGCGCCAGTACGTGGCATTCGCCAGCCATCGCGCAGCTCAACACCTGAATGAAGAAATCCAGGGCGCATGGGCTGCCCGCACGACGTCGATGAAGGCGCAGGTGAAACGTCAGGAGGCGGTGGCGGACGCGGTTTACAAGCGCGAGCTGAACACGATCGAGCAGGCGCTGAAAATTGCCGATACGCAGGGCATCAGCCGGACTCAAACCGATACGCCGGCCGAACAATTGCCGGATTCCGATCTGTTCCTGCTGGGGAAACCTATGTTGCAGGCGCGTCTGGAAGGGTTGCAGGCTTCAGGGCCAACCTACGATCTGGATTACGATCAAAATCGTGCGATGCTGTCGACATTGAATGTGGGTCCGACCCTGGACGAGAAATTTCAGACTTACCGCTATTTGCGGACCCCGGAAGAACCGGTAAAACGTGACAGCCCGCGGCGGATATTCTGGTTGATCATGTGGGGCGCGATGGGCGCTTTGGTTGGCGCAGGTATTGCCCTGGTGCGCCGCCCGCGTAATTAA
- the wecA gene encoding UDP-N-acetylglucosamine--undecaprenyl-phosphate N-acetylglucosaminephosphotransferase translates to MNLLTMSTEILFVFLFSLAFLFVARKAAKRIGLVDKPNYRKRHQGLIPLVGGISVYAGLCFAFLISDQTIAHGKLYLTCAGILVFVGALDDRFDISVKIRALVQALVGIAMMVFAGLYLRSFGHVLGDWEMQLGPFGYLVTLFAVWAAINAFNMVDGIDGLLGGLSCVSFGALGVLLYLSGHSELAFWCFAMIATIVPYILLNLGILGRRYKVFMGDAGSTLIGFTAIWLLLQSSQGKVHSINPVTALWIIAIPLMDMIAIMYRRLRKGMSPFSPDRQHIHHLIMRAGFTPRQAFVLITLAAALLAAIGVLGERLTFVPEWVMLALFLLAFFLYGYCIKRAWRVARYIKRIKRRLRRSTDNKQVS, encoded by the coding sequence GTGAACTTACTCACTATGAGTACTGAAATTCTATTTGTTTTCCTGTTTTCTTTGGCGTTTCTCTTTGTTGCCCGTAAAGCAGCAAAACGTATTGGTCTGGTTGATAAACCTAATTACCGTAAGCGTCATCAGGGGTTAATTCCTCTGGTCGGCGGTATTTCCGTTTATGCCGGGCTGTGCTTTGCCTTCCTTATCTCTGACCAAACGATTGCGCACGGTAAACTTTACCTGACCTGTGCGGGTATATTGGTGTTCGTTGGTGCTCTCGACGATCGTTTCGATATCAGCGTGAAAATTCGTGCTCTGGTTCAGGCGTTGGTTGGCATCGCGATGATGGTTTTCGCCGGTCTCTATCTGCGCAGTTTCGGCCACGTGCTGGGTGACTGGGAAATGCAGTTGGGGCCTTTCGGCTATCTGGTCACGCTGTTTGCCGTTTGGGCCGCCATCAACGCCTTTAACATGGTGGACGGCATTGACGGTCTGTTGGGTGGGCTTTCATGCGTTTCTTTCGGTGCGCTGGGTGTCCTGCTGTATCTGAGCGGCCATTCTGAGTTGGCTTTCTGGTGCTTCGCGATGATCGCCACCATCGTTCCCTATATCCTGCTTAACCTCGGCATTCTTGGCCGGCGGTATAAGGTATTCATGGGGGATGCAGGCAGTACGCTGATCGGCTTCACCGCCATCTGGCTGTTGTTGCAAAGCTCGCAGGGTAAGGTTCACTCCATCAATCCGGTTACCGCCCTGTGGATTATCGCTATTCCGCTGATGGACATGATTGCGATCATGTACCGTCGCTTACGCAAGGGGATGAGCCCCTTCTCCCCCGATCGTCAACACATTCACCATCTGATTATGCGCGCAGGCTTTACGCCGCGGCAGGCTTTCGTACTGATTACCCTGGCGGCAGCGCTGCTGGCGGCGATTGGCGTGCTTGGCGAGCGTCTTACTTTTGTTCCTGAATGGGTAATGTTGGCATTATTCTTGCTTGCTTTCTTTTTGTACGGTTATTGCATCAAACGCGCCTGGCGCGTTGCACGTTACATTAAGCGTATCAAGCGCCGCTTACGGCGTTCGACCGACAATAAGCAAGTATCTTAA
- the rhlB gene encoding ATP-dependent RNA helicase RhlB, protein MSKTHLTEQKFSDFALHPLVLEALEKKGFHHCTPIQALALPLTLSGRDVAGQAQTGTGKTLAFLASTFHYLLSNPAKQDRQTNQPRALIMAPTRELAVQIHSDAEALSQSTGLKLGLAYGGDGYDKQLKVLESGVDILVGTTGRLIDYAKQNYIDLGAIQVVVLDEADRMYDLGFIKDIRWLFRRMPAVDQRLNMLFSATLSYRVRELAFEQMNNAEYVEVEPEQKTGHRIKEELFYPSNEEKMRLLQTLIEEEWPDRCIIFANTKHRCEDVWGHLAADGHRVGLLTGDVAQKKRLRILEDFTKGNLDILVATDVAARGLHIPLVTHVFNYDLPDDCEDYVHRIGRTGRAGESGHSISLACEEYALNLPAIETYTGHSIPVSKYNSDALLTDLPAPKRLARPRGGNGPRRNSAPRRGGGAPRNNRKRPG, encoded by the coding sequence ATGAGCAAAACACACTTGACCGAACAGAAGTTTTCCGACTTCGCCCTGCACCCGTTAGTCCTTGAAGCCCTTGAAAAAAAAGGGTTTCACCATTGCACGCCTATCCAGGCGTTAGCATTGCCGCTCACGCTCTCCGGGCGTGACGTTGCAGGTCAGGCGCAAACCGGTACCGGAAAGACGCTGGCATTTTTAGCGTCTACTTTTCACTATTTGCTTTCTAACCCGGCGAAACAGGATCGCCAGACCAACCAGCCGCGCGCCTTGATCATGGCGCCAACGCGTGAACTGGCGGTGCAGATCCACTCCGATGCGGAAGCCCTCTCCCAATCCACCGGCCTGAAACTGGGTCTGGCGTACGGCGGCGACGGTTACGACAAGCAGCTGAAAGTGCTGGAAAGCGGCGTGGATATCCTGGTGGGCACCACAGGTCGTTTAATCGATTACGCCAAACAGAACTACATCGATCTGGGCGCGATCCAGGTTGTGGTGCTGGATGAAGCCGATCGCATGTACGATCTTGGCTTTATCAAAGACATTCGCTGGCTGTTCCGCCGCATGCCTGCGGTCGATCAACGCCTGAACATGCTGTTCTCCGCCACTCTGTCCTATCGCGTACGCGAACTGGCTTTCGAGCAGATGAACAACGCCGAATATGTTGAAGTGGAACCGGAACAGAAAACCGGCCATCGCATCAAAGAAGAACTGTTCTACCCGTCCAACGAAGAAAAGATGCGCCTGCTGCAGACGCTGATCGAAGAAGAGTGGCCGGACCGCTGCATCATTTTCGCCAACACCAAGCATCGCTGTGAAGACGTCTGGGGCCATTTGGCGGCCGACGGCCACCGCGTAGGCCTGCTGACCGGCGATGTGGCGCAGAAAAAACGCCTGCGTATTCTGGAAGACTTCACCAAAGGCAACCTCGATATTCTGGTCGCCACCGACGTCGCCGCCCGCGGCCTGCATATCCCGTTGGTCACGCATGTGTTCAACTACGATCTGCCTGACGACTGCGAAGACTATGTTCACCGTATCGGTCGTACCGGCCGTGCCGGCGAAAGCGGCCATTCCATCAGCCTGGCCTGTGAAGAGTACGCACTCAACCTGCCGGCGATCGAAACCTATACCGGCCACAGCATTCCGGTGAGCAAGTACAACAGCGACGCGTTGCTGACTGACCTGCCTGCGCCGAAACGCCTTGCCCGTCCACGCGGTGGCAACGGCCCACGCCGTAATTCCGCGCCGCGTCGTGGCGGCGGTGCACCACGCAATAACCGTAAACGTCCAGGCTGA
- the ppx gene encoding exopolyphosphatase — protein sequence MLSSSTLYAAIDLGSNSFHMLVVREVAGSIQTLARIKRKVRLAAGLDQHNHLSHDAMQRGWQCLKLFSERLQDIPRAQIRVVATATLRLASNADEFLQTAEQILGCPIQVISGEEEARLIYHGVAHTTGGPDQRLVVDIGGGSTELVTGTGAQAAQLYSLSMGCVTWLERFFSDRNLGQDNFERAEQAAREMVRPIAPHLRQHGWQICVGASGTVQALQEIMVAQGMDERITLSKLRQLKQRAIQCGKLEELEIEGLTLERALVFPSGLSILLAIFQELGIESMMLAGGALREGLVYGMLHLPVEQDIRSRTIRNLQRRYLLDTEQAERVSQLAANFSQQVSNEWQLDARCRELLHSACLIHEIGLSVDFKQAPQHAAYLIRHLDLPGFTPAQKKLLATLLQNQSNTIDLPLLSQQNALPPRMAQRLCRLLRLAIIFASRRRDDTLPAVRLRANNDDELTVILPSGWLEQHPLRAEALDQESHWQSYVHWPLMLEEQR from the coding sequence ATGCTCAGTTCCAGCACGCTCTATGCCGCTATCGACCTCGGCTCCAACAGCTTCCACATGCTGGTGGTACGGGAAGTGGCCGGCAGCATTCAGACCCTGGCGCGCATCAAGCGTAAAGTGCGTCTGGCGGCCGGGCTGGATCAGCACAATCACCTGTCGCATGACGCCATGCAGCGCGGTTGGCAATGCCTGAAGCTGTTCTCCGAACGCTTGCAGGACATCCCCCGCGCCCAGATCCGTGTGGTCGCTACGGCCACGCTGCGTCTGGCGTCAAATGCCGATGAATTCCTGCAGACCGCCGAGCAAATTCTCGGTTGCCCGATCCAGGTGATCAGCGGCGAGGAAGAAGCGCGCCTGATTTATCATGGCGTTGCCCATACCACCGGTGGGCCGGACCAGCGTTTGGTGGTCGATATCGGCGGTGGCAGCACCGAGTTGGTCACCGGCACCGGCGCTCAGGCTGCCCAGCTATACAGCCTGTCCATGGGCTGTGTCACCTGGCTGGAGCGTTTCTTTAGCGATCGCAATCTGGGGCAGGATAATTTCGAACGCGCCGAACAGGCCGCACGCGAAATGGTGCGCCCTATCGCACCGCATCTGCGTCAGCACGGCTGGCAAATCTGCGTCGGCGCTTCCGGCACCGTACAGGCGTTGCAGGAAATCATGGTGGCGCAGGGCATGGATGAGCGCATCACCCTGTCCAAGCTGCGTCAGTTGAAACAGCGCGCCATTCAATGCGGCAAGCTGGAAGAGTTGGAAATCGAGGGCTTGACGCTGGAACGCGCACTGGTGTTTCCAAGCGGGCTGTCGATCCTGCTGGCGATTTTCCAGGAGCTGGGCATTGAAAGCATGATGCTGGCCGGCGGCGCGCTACGCGAAGGACTGGTCTACGGCATGCTGCATCTGCCGGTTGAACAGGATATCCGCAGCCGCACCATTCGCAATCTGCAACGGCGCTACCTGTTGGATACCGAACAGGCCGAGCGAGTCAGCCAGTTGGCTGCCAACTTCTCGCAGCAGGTGAGCAACGAGTGGCAGTTGGACGCGCGATGTCGCGAGTTATTGCACAGCGCCTGCCTGATCCACGAAATCGGCCTCAGCGTTGATTTCAAGCAGGCGCCACAACACGCCGCCTACCTGATCCGCCATCTGGATTTGCCCGGCTTCACGCCGGCGCAAAAAAAGCTGTTGGCTACGCTATTGCAAAACCAGAGCAACACTATCGATCTGCCGCTGCTGAGCCAGCAAAACGCCCTGCCGCCGCGTATGGCGCAACGTCTATGCCGCCTTTTGCGGCTGGCCATCATTTTTGCCAGCCGGCGCCGCGACGACACGCTGCCTGCGGTGCGCCTGCGTGCCAATAACGACGACGAGCTGACGGTGATCCTGCCGTCGGGCTGGCTGGAGCAGCACCCGCTACGTGCAGAGGCACTGGATCAGGAAAGCCACTGGCAAAGCTATGTGCACTGGCCGCTGATGCTGGAAGAACAACGTTAA
- the rep gene encoding DNA helicase Rep, with protein MRLNPSQQQAVEFVTGPCLVLAGAGSGKTRVITNKIAHLIHNCGYQARHIAAVTFTNKAAREMKERVAQTMGRKEARGLMISTFHTLGLEIIKREYAALKMKSNFSLFDDQDQLALLKELTEKWLENDKTLVAQLISTISNWKNDLVDPKKAMELARSERDKLFAHCYGLYHAHMRACNVLDFDDLILLPTLLLQRNEEVRERWQNRIRYLLVDEYQDTNTSQYELVKLLVGNRARFTVVGDDDQSIYSWRGARPQNLVLLKEDFPALQVIKLEQNYRSSERILKAANILIANNPHVFEKRLFSELGYGEELKVVTANNEDHEAERVVGELIAHHFVKKTNYGDYAILYRGNHQSRLFEKMLMQNRIPYKISGGTSFFSRPEIKDLLAYLRVLTNQDDDSAFLRIVNTPKREIGPATLQKLGEWANQRNKSLFRASFDLGLSQHLTGRGLESLQRFTHWLDGIAQLAEREPVAAVRDLIHGVDYESWLFETSPSPKAAEMRMKNVNTLFGWMTEMLEGSELDEPMTLTQVVTRFTLRDMMERGESDEELDQVQLMTLHASKGLEFPYVFLVGMEEGLLPHQSSIDEDNVDEERRLAYVGITRAQKELIFTLCRERRQYGELVRPEPSRFLLELPQDDLAWESERKVVSPQERMQKGQSHLANIRAQLAKAKGEG; from the coding sequence ATGCGATTAAATCCCAGCCAACAACAAGCCGTCGAATTCGTTACCGGGCCTTGCCTGGTGCTGGCCGGTGCAGGTTCCGGCAAGACGCGCGTCATCACCAATAAAATCGCTCACCTGATCCACAACTGCGGGTATCAGGCGCGGCATATCGCCGCCGTGACCTTTACCAACAAGGCTGCGCGCGAGATGAAAGAGCGTGTGGCGCAAACCATGGGGCGCAAAGAAGCGCGCGGGCTGATGATTTCCACTTTCCACACGCTGGGCCTGGAAATCATCAAGCGTGAATACGCCGCGCTGAAGATGAAGTCCAACTTCTCGCTGTTTGACGATCAGGATCAGCTGGCGTTGTTGAAAGAGCTGACTGAAAAATGGCTGGAGAATGACAAAACGCTGGTGGCGCAGCTGATTTCCACTATCTCCAATTGGAAAAATGACCTGGTCGATCCCAAAAAGGCGATGGAACTGGCGCGCTCCGAGCGCGACAAGCTGTTCGCTCATTGCTACGGCCTGTATCACGCCCATATGAGGGCGTGTAACGTGCTGGATTTCGACGATTTGATCCTGCTGCCGACCCTGTTGCTGCAGCGTAATGAAGAGGTGCGCGAGCGTTGGCAAAACCGTATTCGTTATCTGTTGGTGGATGAGTATCAGGACACCAATACCAGCCAGTATGAGCTGGTAAAACTGCTGGTGGGCAATCGCGCGCGCTTTACCGTGGTCGGGGACGACGACCAGTCGATTTACTCCTGGCGCGGTGCGCGGCCGCAAAATCTGGTGTTGCTGAAGGAAGATTTCCCGGCGCTGCAGGTGATCAAGCTGGAGCAGAACTACCGTTCCAGCGAGCGCATTCTGAAGGCGGCAAATATTCTGATCGCCAATAATCCGCACGTGTTTGAAAAACGGCTGTTTTCCGAGCTGGGCTACGGCGAAGAGCTGAAAGTGGTGACCGCGAATAACGAGGATCACGAGGCCGAGCGAGTCGTGGGGGAACTGATTGCCCACCACTTCGTGAAGAAAACCAATTACGGTGATTATGCGATCCTTTATCGCGGTAACCATCAGTCGCGGCTGTTTGAAAAAATGCTGATGCAGAACCGTATTCCTTACAAGATTTCCGGCGGCACCTCGTTTTTCTCGCGGCCGGAAATCAAGGATCTGCTGGCCTATCTGCGCGTGCTGACCAACCAGGATGACGACAGCGCTTTCCTGCGCATCGTCAATACGCCAAAGCGTGAGATTGGCCCGGCGACGCTGCAAAAGTTGGGTGAATGGGCCAATCAGCGTAACAAAAGCCTGTTCCGCGCCAGTTTCGATCTGGGCCTGAGCCAACATCTGACCGGCCGTGGGCTGGAGTCGCTGCAACGCTTCACCCACTGGCTGGACGGTATCGCTCAACTGGCGGAGCGTGAGCCGGTGGCTGCGGTGCGCGACCTGATCCACGGCGTGGACTATGAAAGCTGGCTGTTTGAAACGTCACCCAGCCCGAAAGCCGCCGAAATGCGCATGAAAAACGTCAACACGCTGTTTGGCTGGATGACGGAAATGCTCGAAGGCAGCGAGCTGGATGAGCCGATGACGCTGACCCAGGTGGTGACGCGCTTTACCCTGCGGGACATGATGGAGCGCGGCGAAAGCGATGAGGAGCTGGATCAGGTTCAATTAATGACGCTGCACGCCTCCAAAGGGCTGGAGTTCCCTTATGTATTCCTGGTGGGAATGGAGGAGGGATTATTACCGCATCAGAGCAGCATCGACGAAGATAACGTCGATGAAGAGCGGCGTTTGGCCTATGTGGGGATCACCCGCGCCCAAAAAGAGCTGATTTTCACTCTGTGCCGCGAGCGCCGCCAATATGGCGAGCTGGTGCGACCGGAACCGAGCCGTTTCTTGCTGGAACTGCCGCAGGATGATCTGGCGTGGGAAAGCGAGCGTAAGGTGGTCAGCCCGCAGGAGCGGATGCAAAAAGGGCAGAGCCATTTGGCCAATATTCGCGCGCAGCTGGCCAAAGCCAAAGGTGAAGGCTAA
- the rho gene encoding transcription termination factor Rho, translating into MNLTELKNTPVSELITLGENMGLENLARMRKQDIIFSILKQHAKSGEDIFGDGVLEILQDGFGFLRSGDSSYLAGPDDIYVSPSQIRRFNLRTGDSVSGKIRPPKEGERYFALLKVNEVNYDKPENARSKILFENLTPLHANSRLRMERGNGSTEDLTARVLDLASPIGRGQRGLIVAPPKAGKTMLLQNIAQSIAYNHPDCVLMVLLIDERPEEVTEMQRLVKGEVIASTFDEPASRHVQVAEMVIEKAKRLVEHKKDVIILLDSITRLARAYNTVVPASGKVLTGGVDANALHRPKRFFGAARNVEEGGSLTIIATALVDTGSKMDEVIYEEFKGTGNMELHLARKIAEKRVFPAIDYNRSGTRKEELLTTSEELQKMWILRKIIHPMGEIDAMEFLINKLAMTKTNDEFFDMMKRS; encoded by the coding sequence ATGAATCTTACCGAATTAAAGAATACGCCGGTTTCTGAGCTGATTACTCTCGGCGAAAATATGGGGCTGGAAAACCTTGCCCGTATGCGCAAGCAGGACATTATCTTCTCCATCCTTAAGCAACATGCGAAAAGTGGAGAAGATATCTTCGGCGATGGCGTGTTGGAGATATTGCAGGATGGATTTGGTTTCCTCCGCTCTGGAGACAGTTCCTACCTTGCAGGCCCCGACGACATCTACGTATCCCCTAGCCAAATCCGCCGTTTCAACCTCCGTACAGGTGACTCCGTTTCCGGTAAGATTCGTCCGCCAAAAGAAGGCGAGCGCTATTTTGCCCTGTTGAAAGTTAATGAAGTCAACTACGACAAACCGGAAAACGCCCGCAGCAAGATCCTGTTCGAGAACTTAACCCCGCTGCATGCCAACTCCCGTCTGCGGATGGAACGTGGCAACGGTTCAACCGAAGACCTGACGGCACGCGTGCTGGACCTGGCTTCTCCGATTGGCCGTGGTCAGCGTGGCCTGATTGTCGCTCCACCGAAAGCCGGTAAAACCATGCTGCTGCAGAACATTGCGCAGAGCATCGCTTACAACCATCCCGACTGCGTGCTGATGGTACTGCTGATCGACGAGCGTCCGGAAGAAGTGACCGAGATGCAGCGTCTGGTGAAGGGCGAAGTCATCGCCTCTACCTTTGACGAGCCGGCTTCCCGTCACGTCCAGGTTGCGGAAATGGTGATCGAAAAGGCCAAGCGCCTGGTTGAGCACAAGAAAGACGTTATCATCCTTCTTGACTCCATCACCCGTTTGGCACGTGCCTACAACACCGTTGTGCCGGCTTCCGGCAAAGTACTGACCGGTGGTGTGGATGCCAATGCCCTGCATCGTCCTAAGCGTTTCTTCGGTGCGGCACGTAACGTTGAAGAGGGCGGCAGCCTGACCATCATCGCTACCGCGCTGGTCGATACCGGTTCCAAAATGGACGAGGTTATCTACGAAGAGTTTAAAGGTACCGGCAACATGGAATTGCATCTGGCGCGCAAAATCGCCGAGAAGCGCGTATTCCCTGCGATCGACTACAACCGCTCCGGTACCCGTAAAGAAGAGTTGCTCACCACGTCTGAAGAACTGCAAAAAATGTGGATCCTGCGTAAAATCATTCACCCAATGGGCGAGATTGATGCGATGGAGTTCCTCATTAACAAGTTGGCCATGACCAAGACCAATGATGAATTCTTCGATATGATGAAGCGCTCATAA